In Nicotiana tabacum cultivar K326 chromosome 21, ASM71507v2, whole genome shotgun sequence, one DNA window encodes the following:
- the LOC107791638 gene encoding uncharacterized protein LOC107791638: MEKRLRSSLKTSAQEFLSSTAKLGFNKSIKSSLKTLIHTLTSSSDLTTTLPLALHHSISQSIRKYKTLTDSNSTDDAVLSPQTPPTKRLRRSARNKRNDEEENEDKTQLLVENLRIYAYISFLCVSHPKKAFSDSDLLPAVRELHDNLILFESDSVLLSEIANLCEEWWKEDLCGKETLISQSLPFLLSRALTLKKKVYVHRVYMLREAFTLLDFEDESIEDLKHLMMRCVISPLFLKTEDGKKFIAFTFGLSVQVLKEALAMLKSQIPFGRKSVLEAYGEVLFRAWQAAEGLSKDEIENNFLQGLIDSCIHASSGELAVSIRRVLGGFVNQRTTEGVEKLLFRLAEPVIFRSLQVANSNVRQNSLHLFLDLFPLEDPDATKEGKDTLLDKQFFLLDKLLMDECPDVRAVAVEGCCRILHLFWEIIPSPTITKTLTKIFDHMIHDECTEVRLSTVNAMIYLLGNPHSHEVLKVLLPRMGNLILDTSPPVRAAVVDLLLTLTDLRNFQFHKVVHIDLLLSTLANDQPMIGQKITKLLLPSYFPSKVNLREACKRCVTLIKRCPLAGARFCEFAVSEGISLQSWIELLKILISLVVSPGKLEEEQIDGSIIAASHLCIYLVRDGSYHTKLKEELSGERLKRLFGVATSACAQASVCNIISSICPDAVDDLFDECMALVTNCGDLSNSLEKQAEVRSVHKMMLSCSWFDEMLEILARLLQRTASQCHKRFGTELVKFSVPSTKRGNTKSSIKRSSKSKHVKEKKMFGKVKCSFKEEYEITVGVAWQIKDLLLSENTRNAILCSGSLETIFLSLKAISEVSILQCTRCDYMSLSPILAYTALAFHMSFQDNNLRGDKNVNKKKRRTESTNEASEETALELTMDHLLGCTKKLFRISSSELSDLGGDGSDFAKQQRTLNVVKMLTAVLKFIADALTMDLVHKSQEECLSFTLEYIKFIISSLRKHSGEELQFTEDMLKEIYLCLKSSFTYVAKLVNVVLKSFSEASQPLLGAFDIANELLNLYVSIEEYLGYGYAVRLFPAVKPWVPDLILALGSLNLMKQIPVGKSGSFNPKDDLPLWVSTLARTELAEQQDISSDEEPDRISQMEGFKTFKKLVNVMVQLLRANHNVLDAVGLTLLNNLLVGLKSKNFDIVLGLLHFVCVKLVRHEEREWKELTSMLTSLRQIYPQLELETESCDGEDARQVLQSARALVEPVWKCYLSDDGRNSFEEE; the protein is encoded by the exons ATGGAGAAAAGACTTCGTTCTTCGCTCAAAACCTCAGCGCAAGAATTCCTCTCGTCAACGGCAAAATTAGGGTTTAATAAATCCATTAAATCCTCACTCAAAACCCTAATTCACACCCTCACTTCTTCGTCAGATCTCACTACTACTCTTCCTCTCGCCCTCCACCACTCAATCTCGCAGTCTATCAGGAAATACAAAACCCTAACTGATTCTAACTCTACCGACGATGCCGTTTTATCTCCTCAAACGCCGCCGACGAAACGGCTCCGTCGATCTGCGCGGAACAAGAGGAACGACGAAGAAGAAAACGAAGATAAAACGCAATTGCTCGTTGAAAATCTTCGTATTTATGCTTACATTTCGTTTTTATGTGTTTCTCATCCAAAAAAGGCCTTTTCTGATTCTGATTTATTGCCGGCGGTTCGAGAGTTACATGATAATTTGATTTTATTTGAGTCTGATTCTGTTTTGTTATCTGAAATTGCTAATTTATGTGAAGAGTGGTGGAAGGAGGATTTATGTGGGAAAGAAACCCTAATTTCTCAGTCATTGCCGTTTCTGTTGTCGAGGGCGTTGACGTTGAAGAAGAAAGTGTATGTGCATAGGGTTTATATGCTAAGAGAGGCGTTTACGTTGCTGGATTTCGAGGATGAGAGTATCGAGGATTTGAAGCATTTGATGATGCGTTGTGTGATTTCGCCTCTGTTTTTGAAGACGGAGGATGGGAAGAAATTTATCGCGTTTACATTTGGTTTGAGTGTGCAGGTTCTGAAAGAGGCATTGGCTATGCTTAAATCGCAGATCCCATTTGGGCGTAAGTCTGTGTTGGAGGCATATGGAGAGGTTCTTTTTCGGGCGTGGCAGGCAGCCGAAGGGCTGTCTAAGGATGAGATTGAGAACAACTTCTTGCAGGGGTTGATAGATAGCTGTATACATGCAAGTTCAGGGGAGCTTGCGGTGTCTATTAGAAGAGTTTTAGGGGGTTTTGTTAATCAGAGAACTACAGAGGGTGTTGAGAAGCTCCTTTTTCGTCTTGCCGAGCCCGTCATTTTCCGATCCTTGCAG GTTGCAAACTCAAATGTCCGACAAAATTCATTGCACTTATTTCTTGACCTATTCCCTCTTGAAGATCCTGATGCGACAAAGGAGGGGAAAGACACACTCCTAGATAAACAGTTCTTTCTGCTGGACAAATTACTAATGGATGAGTGCCCTGATGTGCGGGCTGTAGCAGTTGAAGGTTGTTGCCGCATTCTTCATTTGTTTTGGGAAATTATCCCTTCACCAACAATCACTAAAACTCTTACCAAAATCTTTGATCATATGATACACGATGAATGCACTGAGGTTAGGTTGTCAACAGTAAATGCTATGATATACCTACTTGGAAACCCCCATTCTCACGAGGTCCTTAAAGTGCTTTTACCTAGAATGGGCAATTTGATTCTTGATACTTCTCCTCCAGTTCGTGCTGCAGTTGTAGATCTCCTTCTCACTTTAACTGATTTAAGAAATTTTCAGTTTCACAAG GTTGTGCATATAGACCTTTTGTTGTCTACACTTGCAAATGACCAACCAATGATTGGTCAAAAAATCACTAAGCTTCTCCTTCCTTCATACTTCCCCTCAAAAGTAAACCTGAGAGAAGCATGTAAGCGATGTGTCACACTTATAAAAAGGTGTCCTTTGGCTGGTGCAAGGTTCTGTGAATTTGCTGTGTCGGAAGGAATCTCGCTACAGTCATGGATAGAACTTTTGAAAATTCTTATCAGTTTGGTTGTATCACCTGGCAAGCTGGAGGAGGAGCAGATTGATGGTTCAATTATTGCAGCCTCCCACCTCTGTATCTATCTTGTACGTGATGGATCTTATCACACTAAACTTAAAGAGGAATTGTCTGGTGAAAGACTCAAGCGATTGTTTGGTGTTGCAACCTCAGCATGTGCCCAGGCCTCTGTCTGTAACATTATTTCAAGTATCTGTCCAGATGCAGTTGATGACCTTTTCGATGAATGCATGGCCTTGGTAACAAATTGCGGAGATTTATCCAATTCCTTAGAAAAGCAAGCTGAGGTGAGGTCTGTCCACAAGATGATGCTATCTTGCAGTTGGTTTGACGAGATGCTTGAAATTCTAGCTAGGCTTCTGCAAAGAACTGCCTCCCAATGCCACAAAAGATTTGGAACAGAACTGGTAAAATTCAGTGTTCCGTCAACTAAACGGGGGAATACTAAATCCTCCATCAAGCGCTCCTCTAAATCAAAGCATGTGAAGGAGAAAAAGATGTTCGGTAAGGTTAAATGTAGCTTCAAGGAAGAGTATGAAATCACTGTAGGAGTGGCTTGGCAGATAAAGGACCTCCTTTTATCTGAAAATACAAGAAATGCTATTCTATGCAGTGGAAGCTTAGAGACTATATTCCTTTCTTTGAAGGCCATATCTGAAGTTAGCATTCTACAATGTACACGATGTGATTATATGAGCTTGTCACCAATTTTGGCATACACAGCTCTTGCTTTTCACATGTCTTTTCAGGACAACAACTTAAGGGGAGACAAAAATGTCAATAAGAAGAAGCGTAGAACGGAATCTACTAATGAAGCATCAGAG GAAACGGCATTGGAACTGACAATGGATCATCTTCTTGGCTGCACAAAGAAGCTATTCAGGATATCATCTAGTGAATTATCTGACCTTGGCGGTGATG GATCTGATTTTGCTAAACAACAGAGGACATTAAATGTGGTCAAGATGCTAACTGCAGTGCTGAAGTTCATTGCTGATGCTCTTACGATGGATCTTGTCCATAAAAGCCAGGAGGAATGCCTATCTTTTACTCTGGAATACATTAAATTTATCATCTCAAGTTTGAGGAAACATTCTGGTGAGGAGCTGCAATTTACGGAAGACATGTTGAAAGAGATATATCTCTGTCTGAAGAGTTCCTTCACATATGTAGCCAAGTTGGTGAATGTAGTGCTCAAGAGTTTTTCTGAAGCGTCACAACCCTTATTGGGAGCTTTTGACATCGCCAATGAACTGTTAAACCTCTACGTTTCGATTGAAGAGTACTTGGGCTATGGATATGCAGTTCGTCTTTTTCCTGCAGTCAAACCATGGGTTCCTGATTTAATTCTGGCATTAGGATCTTTAAACCTGATGAAGCAGATTCCTGTAGGCAAATCTGGTTCTTTTAATCCAAAAGATGATCTTCCATTATGGGTATCCACATTAGCAAGGACAGAGCTGGCTGAACAACAAGATATAAGTTCTGATGAGGAGCCTGATAGAATTTCTCAGATGGAGGGCTTCAAGACATTCAAGAAACTTGTAAACGTAATGGTTCAGCTGTTGAGAGCTAACCATAATGTGCTGGATGCAGTTGGGCTGACTTTATTGAACAATTTGCTGGTTGGGCTGAAAAGCAAGAATTTTGATATTGTGTTGGGGCTCTTGCATTTTGTGTGTGTTAAGCTAGTCAGACATGAGGAAAGAGAGTGGAAGGAACTTACATCAATGTTGACATCCCTCCGGCAGATCTACCCTCAACTGGAGTTGGAAACAGAATCATGTGACGGTGAGGATGCAAGGCAGGTGTTACAGAGTGCAAGGGCATTGGTTGAACCTGTTTGGAAATGTTATTTATCTGATGATGGGAGGAATTCCTTTGAAGAAGAGTAG
- the LOC107817209 gene encoding mitochondrial outer membrane protein porin 2-like, translating into MSKGPGLFSDIGKKAKDLLTKDYISDQKLSISTYSDTGVALTSTTVKKGGLSTGDVAAQYKYKNTLIDVKVDTGSNILTTLTLTDIVPSTKTIASMKFPDYSSGKLEAQYFHHHATVTTAVALKQSPAVDLSITLGTPTFSLGAEAGYETATGKLTKYTAGISVRKPDSCAAIILGDKGDTIKASYIHHLDALKRTAAVGEITRRFSTNENTFTVGGSYAVDNLTILKLKLNNHGNLGALLQHEVIPKSLLTISSEFDTKALDKTPRFGVALALKP; encoded by the exons ATGAGCAAAGGACCTGGACTATTCTCTGATATTGGCAAAAAGGCCAAAG ATCTACTGACGAAGGACTATATCTCTGATCAAAAGTTGTCTATTTCCACTTACAGTGACACAGGAGTG GCCCTTACATCAACTACAGTGAAGAAAGGAGGGCTCTCAACTGGAGATGTAGCAGCTCAGTACAAATATAAGAACACTTTGATTGATGTGAAAGTTGATACAGGATCAAAC ATCTTGACAACTCTTACTTTAACTGACATTGTCCCATCAACAAAAACCATTGCCTCTATGAAATTCCCTGACTACAGTTCTGGCAAG CTAGAGGCTCAGTATTTTCACCATCATGCAACTGTCACCACAGCTGTTGCTCTGAAGCAATCCCCTGCAGTTGATCTTTCAATCACACTTGGTACTCCAACTTTTTCTCTTGGTGCAGAGGCGGGTTATGAGACTGCAACTGGTAAACTGACAAAGTATACTGCTGGTATTAGCGTGAGAAAACCAGATTCCTGTGCTGCTATAATCTT AGGGGACAAAGGGGACACAATTAAGGCATCATACATACATCATCTTGATGCATTGAAGAGGACTGCTGCTGTAGGTGAAATCACTAGGAGGTTCTCCACAAATGAGAACACATTTACAGTTGGAGGGTCCTATGCTGTTGATAACCTGACAATTTTGAAACTCAAACTCAATAATCATGGAAATTTGGGGGCTCTCTTGCAGCATGAGGTGATTCCAAAGTCGTTACTGACCATTTCTAGTGAGTTTGACACCAAGGCCCTGGATAAGACTCCCAGGTTTGGCGTGGCCCTAGCTCTTAAGCCTTGA